Proteins encoded within one genomic window of Megalopta genalis isolate 19385.01 chromosome 10, iyMegGena1_principal, whole genome shotgun sequence:
- the LOC117222721 gene encoding retinal guanylyl cyclase 2 isoform X2 produces the protein MAGNSFRWFWSWIPIAILSSCFVLSNTDRAPCVVSYPLNVTETEIETEDVYDEQQSEVTVFLREHCNSETDATDIQGFFDRSNFDVRIAVIPPSLSCERKTRGLDTLLRILGERKTKVVVAAVDTPMCEITAKLARLWNVSLFTWTCPLKDDMDMKEFSSIIRLSPSLPAIAKALTEILMNLQWKAVSMIGTDREPWLSLDRALLNALRGIGAILRYHVILPYHASLEEIRKLLRPTHNISRRVTLLCLPTSDDNEITSRVLTELDAARKPSSTAWIATTMIVHTKDDDFFLPETNSSVPRFDFTASISADNPTPSNRSFLNETDDYRVPVSQGARAKQANEEERDRREEEERRGEADETEEGTEEGSEGDETEAEDEQERGKRKYRYLPPRNLSSDFLEKLVIITPLDYRYDVEKVYDGTETYASPSLLDHLNETFTVLMYDNSSINSFNNKMYAYVLLDWRVDAWKPIMISVEQRKKRLLVRKLSMNAPVFHDTHVDILRCNAEVNGQLGIDCTENHSDENETAFRIARIVTIVLGSLLLTAFAILAGILIRKKLVKKRISKGQYKIILTTSDFVFPQVPRVDFRRVDEGIETMLSCWLQQLQEFGGPEVEKPDLLQLGSVSSLRPYLRTSTGNLARHGFFKVPRAQYNGDLVQLKELPAEDGTFELKNKAMDVLVTMHGLRHENLNPLIGCLNEPTRPCLVYEYCSRGSLEDVLVQDEIKLDWSFRLSLLTDLVRGMRYLHGTPVRVHGYLTSRNCVIDARWVLKVTDYGLPAFYEAQNIECPPKTARDLLWTAPELLRQPSLRKKGTQPGDVYSFGIIMQEVVVRGEPYCMLALSPEDIIEKVKKPPPLIRPSVSKGAAPPEAINIMRQCWAESADLRPDFDDVHDRFKTLNHGRKVNFVDTMFQMLEKYSNNLEELIRERTEQLDMEKKKTEQLLNRMLPSSVAEKLKLGMPVDPEEFREVTIYFSDIVGFTSISAHSTPFQVVDLLNDLYTCFDATINAYTVYKVETIGDAYMVVGGCPVRIPDHASQIATMALDLLHQSGKFKLRHLPKTQLKLRIGLHTGPCCAGVVGLTMPRYCLFGDTVNTASRMESTGAPWRIHLSEETKDILSRCGGYDIEYRGPTEVKGKGKMPTYWLLGKQGFDKELPTPPPFGFLMLLSVAILPPPSGKTMG, from the exons ATGGCCGGGAACTCTTTCCGCTGGTTCTGGTCGTGGATCCCGATCGCGATCCTTTCCAGTTGCTTCGTCTTGTCGAACACCGATCGAGCACCGTGCGTCGTCTCGTACCCGTTGAACGTAACCGAAACCGAAATCGAAACCGAAGACGTCTACGACGAACAACAGTCGGAAGTAACAGTTTTTCTGCGCGAGCATTGCAACAGCGAAACGGACGCGACGGACATTCAGGGATTCTTCGACCGATCGAACTTCGATGTACGGATCGCTGTGATTCCACCGTCTC TGTCGTGCGAAAGAAAGACACGAGGACTCGACACCTTGTTGCGCATACTAGGCGAGAGAAAAACGAAAGTCGTCGTGGCCGCTGTCGATACGCCCATGTGCGAGATCACGGCGAAACTGGCACGTCTCTGGAACGTGTCCCTGTTCACGTGGACGTGTCCTTTG AAAGACGACATGGACATGAAAGAATTTTCGTCGATCATCAGACTATCGCCCTCCTTGCCAGCGATCGCCAAGGCTTTAACGGAGATACTGATGAACTTGCAATGGAAAGCCGTGTCTATGATAGGAACCG ATCGCGAACCGTGGTTGAGCCTCGACAGAGCGCTGTTAAACGCTCTCCGAGGTATCGGGGCTATATTACGATACCACGTGATATTGCCGTATCACGCTTCCCTCGAAGAGATTCGAAAACTTCTTCGTCCAACGCACAACATTTCCCGAAGAG TTACCCTGCTGTGTCTGCCGACGTCGGACGACAACGAAATAACGTCTCGGGTCCTTACCGAGCTGGACGCCGCTCGCAAGCCGTCGAGCACCGCGTGGATCGCGACCACCATGATTGTTCACACGAAAGACGACGATTTCTTTTTACCGGAGACGAACTCCTCGGTTCCTCGTTTCGACTTCACCGCATCCATATCTGCCGATAATCCGACGCCCTCGAATCGTTCTTTCTTAAACGAGACCGACGATTATCGCGTCCCCGTGTCGCAAGGTGCTCGCGCGAAACAAGCGAACGAGGAAGAAAGAGACCGGCGCGAGGAAGAGGAGAGGCGAGGAGAAGCGGATGAAACGGAAGAGGGAACGGAAGAGGGGTCAGAGGGAGATGAAACGGAAGCGGAGGACGAGCAAGAGCGTGGAAAGAGGAAATATCGATATTTACCACCGCGAAATCTCAGCTCGGACTTTCTGGAGAAGCTGGTGATCATAACGCCTCTCGATTATAG ATACGACGTGGAAAAGGTGTACGACGGCACCGAAACGTACGCCAGCCCGTCGCTGTTGGATCATTTGAACGAAACGTTCACCGTGTTAATGTACGACAACTCGAGCATCAACTCGTTCAACAACAAAATGTACGCGTACGTGTTGCTGGATTGGCGGGTCGACGCTTGGAAGCCGATAATGATCAGCGTGGAGCAACGAAAGAAACGGCTGCTGGTCCGAAAATTGTCTATGAACGCGCCGGTGTTCCACGACACGCACGTGGACATACTAAGATGCAACGCGGAGGTTAACGGGCAGCTCGGTATCGATTGCACAG AGAACCATTCCGACGAAAACGAAACAGCGTTTCGCATCGCGCGTATCGTAACTATTGTTCTGGGATCGCTGTTGTTGACCGCGTTCGCGATATTAGCCGGCATCTTGATCAG AAAAAAGCTGGTTAAGAAGAGAATATCGAAAGGTCAGTACAAGATCATTCTGACCACGTCGGATTTTGTGTTTCCGCAAGTGCCTCGCGTAGATTTTAGAAGG GTGGACGAGGGTATCGAGACAATGTTATCCTGTTGGCTGCAACAATTGCAAGAATTTGGTGGCCCGGAGGTGGAGAAACCGGATCTTCTTCAGCTCGGCAGCGTGTCCTCCTTGAGGCCGTATCTACGGACAAGCACCGGGAACCTTGCGCGCCATGGTTTCTTTAAAGTTCCTCGGGCTCAGTACAAC GGCGATTTGGTGCAGTTGAAGGAATTGCCGGCGGAAGACGGCACGTTCGAGTTGAAGAACAAGGCTATGGACGTTCTGGTCACG ATGCACGGGTTACGCCACGAAAACTTGAATCCTCTGATCGGATGCCTGAACGAGCCAACGAGACCGTGCCTCGTTTACGAGTACTGTTCGAGAGGGTCGCTGGAGGATGTATTGGTGCAGGATGAGATCAAGCTCGATTGGTCCTTTAGATTGTCCTTGCTCACCGATCTTGTACGG GGTATGAGGTACCTTCACGGCACGCCGGTACGAGTGCACGGCTATCTTACTTCGCGCAACTGCGTGATAGACGCGCGCTGGGTGCTCAAAGTGACCGATTATGGACTACCGGCGTTTTACGAGGCCCAGAATATCGAGTGTCCGCCGAAAACGGCTCGAG ATCTGTTGTGGACGGCGCCGGAATTGCTGAGACAGCCGAGTCTGCGGAAGAAGGGAACGCAACCGGGAGATGTTTACAGTTTCGGAATTATTATGCAAGAGGTGGTGGTTCGCGGAGAACCGTACTGCATGCTCGCATTGTCGCCGGAAG ACATCATAGAGAAAGTGAAGAAACCGCCGCCTTTGATCAGACCCTCTGTGAGTAAAGGCGCCGCACCCCCCGAAGCGATAAACATCATGCGGCAATGTTGGGCGGAAAGCGCGGACCTGAGACCCGACTTCGACGACGTCCACGATCGTTTCAAGACACTCAACCATGGGCG AAAGGTCAATTTCGTAGACACGATGTTCCAAATGCTGGAgaagtattcgaataatctGGAGGAACTGATACGAGAGCGGACGGAACAATTGGACATGGAGAAGAAGAAAACGGAACAATTGTTGAATCGAATGTTGCCAAG TTCGGTCGCGGAGAAACTGAAATTGGGAATGCCGGTCGATCCCGAGGAATTTCGCGAAGTGACTATTTATTTTTCGGACATTGTCGGCTTCACGAGCATTTCCGCGCACTCGACTCCGTTCCAAGTGGTCGACCTATTGAACGATCTGTATACCTGCTTCGACGCAACGATCAACGCGTACACCGTATACAAG GTAGAAACCATAGGGGACGCGTACATGGTCGTCGGCGGTTGCCCCGTAAGGATACCCGATCATGCCTCTCAGATAGCTACGATGGCCCTCGATTTGCTGCACCAGAGCGGAAAGTTCAAGTTAAGACACCTGCCGAAAACTCAGCTGAAGCTTCGTATCGGTCTTCATACTG GTCCATGTTGCGCCGGCGTTGTTGGCCTGACGATGCCGAGGTACTGTCTTTTCGGCGACACGGTGAACACCGCGTCGAGAATGGAATCGACCGGAGCTCCGTGGCGCATACATTTAAGCGAGGAGACGAAGGACATACTGTCGCGGTGCGGCGGATACGACATCGAATATCGTGGACCGACCGAGGTGAAAGGCAAAGGAAAAATGCCCACGTACTGGTTGCTGGGAAAACAAGGCTTCGACAAGGAACTGCCGACGCCGCCGCCGTTTGG ATTTTTAATGCTTTTATCTGTTGCCATACTGCCGCCACCTTCAGGGAAAACCATGG GTTGA
- the Dgkepsilon gene encoding diacylglycerol kinase epsilon has protein sequence MLEEELSTIVLPTLSTMLFFIFTLYFFRYLIGEPHIHIRDVTKQHNWKSLRKETKAYYCSICENLLLNVDGLMCDCCGVYVDPSCVKIADKQLKCKVIRLNTNEPMKHHWVKGNLPLSTTCDVCNEECDMEPGLTDSWCCWCQRSVHEDCKPKLPEICDFGKFKLLIIPPSSLEVVNQRNAVRRRLQLRTVIPPEWPNWRPLIVVANKKSGNKDGGEILSLFRRLLNPAQVVDLSERDPVVALEWCRLIGKVKCIVLVAGGDGTIAWLLNAIHKLQLEPDPSVAIIPLGTGNDLSRVLGWGKEHDLYRDPAHILQEIQAAREVQLDRWTVTVKPYGGLGLRGSHQQFHMYNYLGIGVDAQVTLQFHRTRESRFYFYSSRLFNKLLYLCFGTQQVVERECKDLEKHIELYLDDVKMELPAIEGIVVSNIPSWGAGVNLWNSVRDEHGKQSFNDEKLEVVGLYSSFHMAQLQVGLSQPYRIGQAKSIKMKLLKSYAMQIDGEPWYQHPCEVNITYCNKASMLVNTLA, from the exons ATGTTAGAAGAAGAACTTAGTACCATTGTTTTACCTACATTGTCTACCAtgctattttttatatttacattatacttCTTCCGATACCTTATAGGAGAACCTCATATTCATATACGAGATGTTACCAAACAGCATAATTGGAAATCTCTGAGAAAAGAAACTAAG GCATATTATTGTAGCATATGTGAAAATTTGTTATTAAATGTTGATGGGTTGATGTGTGATTGCTGTGGCGTATATGTGGATCCTAGTTGTGTGAAGATTGCAGACAAGCAATTGAAGTGTAAAGTTATTCGTTTAAATACAAACGAGCCAATGAAGCACCATTGGGTGAAGG GTAACTTGCCACTGTCTACTACATGTGACGTATGTAACGAGGAATGCGACATGGAACCTGGGCTAACAGATTCGTGGTGTTGCTGGTGTCAAAGATCTGTTCATGAAGATTGTAAACCTAAACTCCCTGaa ATATGCGACTTTGGTAAATTTAAATTGTTGATAATTCCACCGAGCAGCTTAGAAGTTGTAAATCAACGCAATGCCGTGAGACGAAGATTACAACTTCGTACGGTTATACCACCGGAATGGCCTAATTGGAGACCTCTTATAGTAGTTG CGAACAAGAAATCTGGCAATAAAGATGGAGGAGAAATCTTGTCTTTATTTAGAAGGTTACTGAATCCTGCACAAGTTGTTGATTTATCGGAACGTGATCCCGTTGTTGCTCTTGAATGGTGTCGCTTAATAGGAAAAGTGAAATGCATTGTTCTCGTAGCAGGTGGAGACGGCACGATAGCCTGGTTATTAAATGCTATTCACAAACTTCAATTAGAG CCAGATCCATCTGTGGCAATTATTCCTCTGGGAACAGGAAACGACTTGTCCAGGGTATTAGGATGGGGAAAGGAACACGATCTGTACAGAGACCCTGCGCATATATTACAGGAAATACAAGCAGCACGAGAAGTGCAACTTGATAG gtgGACTGTGACGGTGAAACCATATGGTGGATTGGGACTACGCGGTTCGCATCagcaatttcatatgtataattatCTGGGTATAGGAGTTGATGCGCAAGTAACGTTACAGTTTCATCGCACAAGGGAGAGCCGATTTTACTTTTATAGCAGTAGATTATTCAATAAG CTACTATACCTATGTTTTGGTACACAACAAGTGGTGGAAAGGGAATGCAAAGATCTTGAGAAGCATATAGAACTGTATTTAGATGACGTTAAAATGGAATTGCCCGCTATCGAGGGCATCGTGGTCTCGAATATACCTTCTTGGGGCGCAGGCGTTAATCTTTGGAATTCAG TTCGCGACGAACACGGAAAGCAAAGTTTTAACGATGAAAAATTGGAGGTAGTTGGACTTTACTCGTCTTTCCATATGGCCCAGCTTCAAGTGGGACTTTCTCAGCCTTATCGAATCGGCCAAGCTAAATCTATAAAG ATGAAGTTACTGAAATCATATGCCATGCAAATCGATGGGGAACCTTGGTACCAACATCCTTGCGAAGTTAATATTACATACTGCAACAAAGCGTCTATGTTGGTGAACACTCTTGCGTAG